Within Deltaproteobacteria bacterium, the genomic segment CGCCGCTGCTCCGGTGAAAGTTTTTTAAATCGCCGGTAGTTGTTCCGAATAAACCGTTTCTCCTCGGGAGAAAGTTTCTTCCACACCCGGTAGCGTTCCCGGATGACCTTCCGTTCGGCAGGAGAGATCTGTTCCCACCGCTCCAGCAGTTCGGAAGGCCCTTTTTTTTCATCAGCATGAGCCGATATCGTCATTATCAGAAAAACCCCCATGAGAATGACCAGTCCCAGTCTAAACTTTTTCATCGATTCTCTCCATCCCGCTGTTCTTCCGGAGAAGAATGCTGAGGCAATTTTTCCGGCAGCGACGACCGCCTCCCCTCTCGTGAGGAATCCCACGGCAAGGAGTATAACAATCATGAGAAACTTCACAAATTCTCCACCTCTTTCAGAGACCGGAGGAGATCGAAATCTTCCAACAGATCGAGTTTGCTGATCAGCTCATAGTTCTGAAACAACATGATGCGGTCCTGCCGTCCACGATAATAGTGGAACCCCGCCGTTGCCACGGCAAGCAACACCATCACCGCCATGACTCCCTGCAGAAGGGGACGGGAAAAGAGGAAGGAGCGTCGAAAGGAGTTCCCAATCTTCCTTCGAACAGATCTTCGATACTCCTGCCAATATCCCTCGGGTATCTCCGGCGGATCACAACGTAGCCCATCCAGTTTGTTTTTCAACCGCCCCCAGGCGGCACTGCATCTTTCACAGTTCTGCAGATGGCTTTCGATCCGCCTCTTTTCCGCCTCGTCCAATTCCCCGTAGTAATAAAGGGGCAACCT encodes:
- a CDS encoding DUF3106 domain-containing protein; this encodes MKKFRLGLVILMGVFLIMTISAHADEKKGPSELLERWEQISPAERKVIRERYRVWKKLSPEEKRFIRNNYRRFKKLSPEQRRKLVRRFRQFQKLSGPEKRRILANLKRFRALPPERRRHLRQLFRRWQRLSPEERRIFRERIRQKAGK